In Fragaria vesca subsp. vesca linkage group LG1, FraVesHawaii_1.0, whole genome shotgun sequence, the sequence AGCATGTAAACCTGCAGATACACCAATGGAGCAAAATCACAAGTTAGCAGAATATCCAGACCAAGTGCCTACTAACAAGGAGAGATATCAAAGGTTAGTAGGCAAGCTGATTTATCTCTCACATACCCGACCTGATATTGCATATACTGTAAGCGTTGTAAGTCAATTCATGCACGCACCAAGTGAAGATCACATGGAAGCGGTATACAGAATTTTGAGGTACTTGAAAACAAATCCCGGCAAAGGGATCATGTTTTCCAAAAATAACCATACGAAGATAGAAGGATACACAGATGCAGATTGGGCTGGTTCTGTCACTGATAGAATGTCCACTTCAGGCTACTTTACCTTTGTGGGAGGTAACTTGGTCACATGGAGAAGTAAGAAGCAAAAAGTGGTTGCTAGATCCAGTGCTGAAGCTGAGTACAGAGGAATGGCTCATGGAATATGTGAAATGTTATGGCTTCGTCATTTGATGAAGGACTTGGGATTCAAATCCGAGTATGCCATGAATTTGTATTGTGACAATAAAGCAGCCATTGATATAGCACACAATCCAGTTCAACATGACAGAACAAAACATGTCGAAGTTGATCAACATTTCATCAAGGAGAAGTTGGAGTCAGAAATCATTAACATGCCACATGTACCTACTGAAGATCAACTTGCTGATATTCTAACCAAAGCCGTTTCTACAAAAGTGTTCCACAGCTCACTAGACAAGTTGGGTATGCGAGACATCTATTCCCCAACTTGAGGGAGAGTGTTGAGTGAGCTGCTCCATTCAAGCAGCAAATCTGGACTACTGCTCCAACAACTGACATAATCACTTGTGTAGTTAATGCAGCCGTATTGCATGACCTTTGTATTTATCTTTCATACATAGCTCTACTATTGTATTCTCCTTTCATACTTAGGTATAGGTTAATCTGTACTAGTATAAATATCCTCCAGTTTGGAGAAGAATACATCTGGGAATTATACCATACCTCTATTCTTGACACCTTTTCTATAATTTCGTTCACCTCTTTCACTATTATCACCATAATGTACTTTTTCCTAAGTTCATCTCTGGGATTACAGTCTACACAACGGCGGCACACATTCATCAATTTCTCAGCCAAGTCCATCGGCCATTGCCCTGCCGTCTTGTCCAAAGCGTTGAGCAAACCAACACACCTAACATAAGAGTAAGAAATAAAATTTCCTGGAATCCCAGTTAAAAGATTCAGAAGCAGATAGCCAAAAGTATTGACATCCCACACAAAATCCTGCTTGTCATCCCTTCTTTTCAGCACAATATCGACTTTGGCTCTAAGGTTGCGATCGATGAGAATGTTGGATGCACTGAGATAGTCAGGAACAATATGTTGGTTAGGTTCGAACCTAGCCCTCTTAATGTGGCACAAGGCCGAGCAAATGTCTCTTGCAACACGAATGCGATCGTGCCATTCAAGCTTTTGCTTGATGACCTCGTGTAGCGAGCGACTATACTCTATGTGTTCATAGACAAAGCACTTGAGCTCGGAGCAGAAACCCAGCATTGTAATAAGGTGAGGGTGACCAATTAGTCTGAGGGACTTAAGCTGCACAAGCAAACCAACATATACATAATACCATGTATCCCTATCCCTCATTGCATTTTCTGCTCACCCTATAATCATATATCTTGCTTTAGAAAATCAAACAAGAAACTAAAATCTCTAATCAGTCATCCCAAGTGAAAACGATCTATATGATCATGTGAGAACCAGTATCAAATACTTACCCTAGATTCAAAAAGATGTTCTTGGGGGGAGGTGAAGAGGAATTTGATTGAAACTGCATTGTTGTCCATATAGCCTTTATAAACATTGCCCCAAATCCCTATAGACTCTAATCTCAATTGCCAAGAAAAATTATCAGTAGCCAATACGATCTCCTCGGCTGTGTACTCCTTAATCCTGCCCCCCACTTCAGTTAGCCTTATTGCCATTCTTACTAGCTATACTACTTCTCTGGTGGTTTTGAAATCTTATATATAGTGTTACCTGATGAAGTATAAATAGTAGACACAAAGAGAGATAGTAAGAGAATAGAGAATCATTATATTATTCATTGATAAGAGCCTTTTATATAGGAAATTACAAAGTACCAATATGGTAATGATAAGGAATACATAGTCTTATTCTAACTACATATCCTGATGGCATAAGGCCAAGGTACACATATGAAATATCCTAGAACAATGTGGAATATCCTAGAACACTCCCCCTTGTGCCGCGCGCCACTATGCCGGTGGTGTTGATATGTCACCTCGTCAAAAACCTCGTCAAGTAACAAAAACCATGTGAGAGAAAAACTAAACCTTGATCGTAAGAGAAAAAAGTACAACGCACAACGCACCCTTCACATTTGATAGTGACATGTATGTGCAAGACTTCCTTTGAAGTCGATCTGCATCTCGCCCTGATTTTTACATCAATCATAGGGTTATTCTTGATTCTTTCTAATCACGGAAGTTTCGATAACTTAGCATGTCAATGTTTTTTAGCATGTCTTCAAATGTGGTATTGGATAGTGATTAAATAGATCATGCCGTATTATCCTCAAACATGATCTTTTACACTTAGATCTTGAGGAGAAGGCCGCTTGTGAACTCAAAACATAAGTTCGCGCTGAAAATCAGATTTCCAGATAGCATGACCTTCGAGTACTAAAACAGCCGTAACTTCCTTTATGAATGAACCGTAAACATTTTTGGAAACTAGACTCATTTAGCTTTCCAACCATATATTACACACATTCTGGTTCGTCAGGAGATGTTCACAAAGTCCCGTCGAAGTTGACTGTTTTGACAAAATCATATTCTCGGACAGATCCGTCCTACTCTACGAAAATGGCCATAACTCACACAATATGATAGGTATGATCAAATAGTTGGTGTCTCTGGAAAGTAGACACATAGACCTTTCCAATGGTACCGATTTCACAGTTTTCTAGTGAGTGAGCTTTCCTGTAGGTCTCGTGAAAGTTGACCTACAAAACTAGGCAGATTCTGATTTCGCCTTTAATGTGTCTTTCTGTAGGGATAGAATAAGCCTAAATTTTTCATACCATTAAGTATTGAAAAAGAAGTTACTGCCATTACATTGGCGTTGCGTGGGCGCATCCGGCCGCTACCTTGATATTCCTTCACACTCATCTAAGAGGGAGCGAAGCTGCTCGACCGCTAGGAAGAGAGTAAAAGACTAAAGGAGAACTTGGCCTTACAAGTTTATAGTGAATGAGATGTCAAGCCTTTAGTATCATGTCAAGTACATTGATGCGTCTTATTGTACTTAGATGAGAATTTCATCTCTTAACACATATTTGTCATCTTTATTTAGACAAAATAATGGATCTCTCTTTAAAGTAAAGATTTTGACTAATCATGGGGTATATGTAGGCTTCATTTTCGTTAGAGCGCCTAAGCCAATTGATGGAAAATCATCATCAATATAGTCATCAAGTGCCTTTTCGAGACTGTGTCTTCCCAATATCTTTTTCATTCTTAACTTCGGATGTTTGATACATATTGACATCTCTTGGTTCATCAAGAGTCCATGTAAATCCGGAATCAACACGCAAGGGCATTATTCACCATATTCCTTCCCAATCAAGTATTTACTTAATGTACATTTCAACCTCTCTTGCAAAAGCACGCTGCTGTGGTCTGGAGCCACTTGATTTAAGTGAATGAAGTTTATTCAAGACCTTCATGCATAGTTGATAGAGTTTACACTTGCGGTGTCGGCATCACATGTCCAAGGACCTATCTCTTTGTTATGCTGGATCACATCTTTCCATTAGGCCAATCAACTAAGTTGATATCCATCAACGAAGGGTGGTTCGATAGTAGACTCATTATCCCACGTCCTCATGTACACTAGTGTAATACTTGTAGAGATCTCTATATGGATTGGATTTGACATTTAGGCATTCCCCAACGATAATCATAATTCAGACTTCATGAGACGGATTTGAGTATCACTGATCAATAGATCAGGTTGTGTCAAGTTCGCTTTCTTCGTAGTGCGAGAAAGTATCGAACCTAAGGGCATCCCTCCTTTTGGGGAGCCACACAGCCTTATGATATCAATTTTGCCATTATATGGCGTCACCATATCACCATACATGGTGATGGCGCCAAGATCAACTTCTTTTGGTCGCGCCATGTCCACTTGATAGGGCATCAATCCTTGCAGACATACTTGCAGAAGGGAATCTTGTCACTTTAACACTTTAAACATTTGGGATCAAGATGAGACATAGTGGGGACAAACCACGACAATTCGCGTCGTTCCACTTCAACACTTGTGTTTTTATCTCCCCCTAACGGCGGGAATACAGTCTCATTAAAGTGACAATCCGCAATATAACGGTGAAAGATATCGCCTGACAAGATTTCTACATAAGCGGACTATATAGTTGGAGGTTGATATCCAACCGAATTGAAGTACTTATTTATCTCAAATGACTCATCATTGTGTGCAGTAACAGTGCGATTTGGCACCTAGAAATAACAACTAGCCAAGCTCAAGGATTGAAGATCCATTTCAATCCTGTCGAGCTCAAAGATTGCAACTCCGTGTCAATCCTTGCCTACAGTCACGAGCTGTAGTGCAAAAATATTCAATGATGGTGAGTTGTAGACAAATAGTAAAGCTACATGCGATATAACCCTGAACGGAAGCATAAACAGCATAAGCAGTAGATAATAGTGTAACACGTGACCGGTGTGTTAACACTTCAACTAACATCATAAAACATAAAAAGGTGTCCGCAAGTTGGTTATCTCGATCTACATAATTTGATGTAAGAATAAAAAAAAAAATTGTGTCATTTAGCGTAGGAGGGTCGCGCTCCTAATTTCGTTAAAGAATAAGCTTTCAAAACGAGCAATGATCGAGCATTACAGGGGGCCAACGAGACATTTAGGAAAGGCCGGTGCCCCTCAATTGCTTGAGGAATTGACTGGACGGCCTCAGGGAAGTTAGAGCCGTGTTCGGGTGATGTCAATGTCCCCCGGGTGCCGCTATTTACAACCATGGCGTCGCCATCACGTTTCATGGCGAAGCTGGATCCCAAATGTTTTCATTTTGAGCAGAAGAATGGATGTCCATGCGAATTTAAAGTAGCTCAAAATTTGGACCATCATATCTCTTCCAAGATAACCGATTTGGTCAAACCAAAGCCTATATGAGTCGGTGTCCCAAATATCATGTTTGGCAACAACATGGGATTCGATATTGGATACAGTCCACTAAATTGACTCATGAACTTCTCCAAGATGTGTTGCAGTCCGCATTCATGAGAAGTTATACACAAAAGAACTCTTGTTCATTCTCACAATATGTTTTCAAATGAAAACTATTAGCGTGAATGTCCTTGAAGCTCAACATGGTTCGGTTGCCTCTCAATGCATAGAGGGCATCTGTGACGTTGATCATGGTTTCATAAGACATCAAGATGCAAGCTAAACCGTGTCCCTAAATGACCGGTATGATTCAATTATTATAGTCACAGAAGATTTACAAATGCACAAAATCCAAAAATAGTTGCCGGTTCCTTAGAATGTTGTGGATAGTTCCACTATTTGCGAGGCACTTAATGTCTCTATGATATATATATATATATATATATATATATATATATATATACAACAAAAAGGAGTAGATAGGTGAGTAAATAGTTCCACTTGAACCATTTAGAAGGATTGAAAGAAGCTACAAAAAGCTGCAATCCCGAGAGTGCATAAAAATTTCTATGCAGCACGACTTTTGCGCACTAAAACAGCCACAGCTTCCTCGTTAAAATAGAACAGATATAGACAAACCGTGAAAAGTTCTGGAAACTAGACTCAAAAATCTTTCCCGTGATATATAACACGTGATCTAATTCGTCCAGAGCTGTTCACAAAGCTTGTTTGAAGTTGACAGTCCAAAATGGACAGATTGCTGATTTTCGCAGATTTGGCATGTGCAAAGCTGTGAAGCTTGCAAATGGCGTGTAGGCTTTTGCCTTAGTCAAAAGTGACGTGTGTATGATCAAAACCAAGTCATTTCGGTCATTCCAAGGTCGTAAACTCCATTACTAGTTAGCAAAAAGCTCCCTGACATAAACATAAACATAAACTAACTCAGAGGACCGTGAGGATTCGATGATGATGATGATTGTCTGGTTTTGATAAGTCTTCAACGTCTTTTGCAAGACGACAAGTGGTTAATAGCGTAGGGAGGATCCAAAATCAAAAGCTTTCGGTAACTCCGAGTCAACATGATCAGGCATGTTCGTGGAAGGTCGATGGTGCGAGGCACACTTAAAACCACTCTCTCCTTAATTTCGGACAATTCTAAGATATCACACTGAGTTTGGATGAGCCTAGTTGAACAATTGATGATGGAAAATCCGCTTTAGGGTAAAAGACTTAACTGGAAACACGTGGGCGATCCTCCTTGAGGATGCGGTGTCGTGCGTCACCTTCAAAGGAAGTGACCAAAATCGACACAATATGTCATGTCTCTAAGGATGATGTAAATGTACATCTTGATTGTAAATCAATACAAACCATAAGAGGAGAATAGTTTCATAACTTCGAAAAAATCTCAAGGCATTCATTATTGCTAATTTGAGTACATCGAGGTCTCGAATAAACAAAGGACGCCGATACGACGCTTTATTACATATAGCTTGGAAAGAAAATCATAGTCTAGCTGATGACGTCAAAGTCAAGGGCATCTAGAGCTGGATCCGAAAATTTGAAATCCGCGATCATGAGGATGACGTTCTTGTCCTCATTTTGATTTTCCGTACCTTTTTGTATGCATTCACAATTTGAGGGAGAGCTCGACAACTCCTCAACCAGTGATCCGGAGATCCACACAGTTACATTGTCTTGATCGGGTGTGAGTAGTTTTGACAAATTGGTGTTTAGACCGAGAGTATCGCCATTAGGGCCGGTAGCACCTTCCCATCTTTTCTAGACATCGGCGCGGCTTTTTCTACCGTTGTCCTAACCCATATTGTTTTTTCCACACTAGGGAACAATCCCATGTGCGTAGGCCAATACGTTTATCTCATTAGCGTATATGCAATTCCCATTTGCAACATAATAATCAAAATCAAGCGTTGTTGGTAATTCCATACCAACTTGGAGGGTCTAGAGAACTTGATGATGATCGAATCCGCTAAAAATTATGGATCAGGATGCCACGGAATATCATCGACGATATGTAGTCAAATAAGGTGGTAAGCAATCCACTTGACTTAACTTAATAATAACTCAACAAATTGAGTTAGATGGACGTTTCAAGAAACATTTCAAGAAACGTTCCATAAACGCATTCCACAGTACTTTGTAATCATTACTTTTTGCACAGATTGTCGTTGAAAGTTGTTGTCGATGTGGCTCGTCAAAGACTTGAGCACGAGATACTTTAAATCTTAGCATCTAGGCTTTTGTTAGTCTTGAGGTCAAAATTTGTGGTTTAATCCTTTCCAATGAAAGATTCCACATATACCAAGCGAATATTCGCTTTGGGCATTGAGTACGTCAAAACTCAAATGAGCAGAATATTACTCTTGCATACAAAATCAAGCTGTTATAAGACTCGATAGAGGTCACAAACGATGCTTTTAATGGTTTGTATCCTTCGGGTTGATCACACACAATCTGGAAAAGCCGCGAATTGATCAAACACAATTTGAAAAAAAAATCT encodes:
- the LOC101313163 gene encoding putative U-box domain-containing protein 50-like, which gives rise to MAIRLTEVGGRIKEYTAEEIVLATDNFSWQLRLESIGIWGNVYKGYMDNNAVSIKFLFTSPQEHLFESRLKSLRLIGHPHLITMLGFCSELKCFVYEHIEYSRSLHEVIKQKLEWHDRIRVARDICSALCHIKRARFEPNQHIVPDYLSASNILIDRNLRAKVDIVLKRRDDKQDFVWDVNTFGYLLLNLLTGIPGNFISYSYVRCVGLLNALDKTAGQWPMDLAEKLMNVCRRCVDCNPRDELRKKYIMVIIVKEVNEIIEKVSRIEVWYNSQMYSSPNWRIFILVQINLYLSMKGEYNSRAMYER